From Chryseobacterium sp. H1D6B, a single genomic window includes:
- a CDS encoding ankyrin repeat domain-containing protein: MYQKNKLALYIHLEKLNFMKKIISTILVFGIAAATNMLSAQEMTKEQGQAFQTDNIETFKKFFPKEDYNKCFAVKKDSYTLLAYSVLYERKNILNYLISNKVDVNKACNNQTPLSIAEMYDKANMKKILIEKGAKK, from the coding sequence ATGTATCAAAAAAATAAATTAGCTTTGTATATTCATCTAGAAAAATTAAATTTCATGAAAAAAATAATCTCTACAATCTTAGTATTTGGTATTGCAGCAGCTACAAATATGTTATCTGCCCAAGAAATGACAAAAGAGCAGGGCCAGGCTTTTCAGACAGACAATATTGAAACATTCAAAAAATTCTTCCCAAAAGAAGATTATAACAAGTGTTTTGCTGTTAAAAAAGATTCATATACTTTATTGGCTTACAGTGTTTTATATGAAAGAAAAAACATACTTAATTATTTGATCAGCAATAAGGTTGATGTAAACAAAGCTTGTAATAATCAAACTCCTCTGTCAATAGCGGAAATGTATGATAAAGCTAATATGAAAAAAATATTAATAGAAAAAGGAGCTAAAAAATAA
- the lpxB gene encoding lipid-A-disaccharide synthase gives MKYYIIAGEASGDLHGSNLMKALKKKDADAAFRFWGGDLMKEQGGTLVKHYRDLAFMGFLEVAVNLRTILNNIKFCKEDIKNNMPDVLILVDYPGFNLRIAKFAKELGIKVVYYISPQLWAWKEGRVETIKKYVDEMMVILPFEEDFYKKHGVHSHFVGHPLLDAISNLQLVSSDDFKKDNGLNEKEIIALLPGSRKQEVEKMLEIMLSVRPYFKNYQFVIAGAPSLPRDFYQKYVDENVHFVSNKTYDLLRSSKAALVTSGTATLETALLNIPEVVCYRGSKISYAIAKRLVKNIKYISLVNLIMDREVVTELIQNDLTTKNLVDELNKVLEGEKREHILNDYESLRAKLGGKGASENAADIILKI, from the coding sequence ATGAAGTATTATATTATTGCAGGAGAAGCATCCGGAGATCTGCACGGAAGTAATTTAATGAAAGCTTTAAAAAAGAAAGATGCCGACGCAGCATTTCGTTTTTGGGGCGGGGATCTGATGAAAGAACAGGGCGGAACATTGGTAAAGCATTACCGCGATCTTGCTTTCATGGGCTTCTTGGAGGTTGCGGTGAATCTAAGAACTATTCTGAATAATATAAAATTTTGTAAAGAGGATATCAAAAACAATATGCCGGATGTTTTGATCTTGGTGGATTATCCCGGATTTAATTTAAGAATTGCAAAGTTTGCAAAAGAACTTGGGATTAAAGTTGTTTATTATATTTCTCCACAGCTTTGGGCCTGGAAAGAGGGAAGGGTAGAGACGATCAAAAAGTATGTTGATGAAATGATGGTGATCCTTCCGTTTGAGGAAGATTTCTATAAAAAGCATGGCGTGCACTCTCATTTTGTAGGTCATCCGTTGCTTGATGCTATTTCAAATCTGCAGCTTGTTAGCAGTGATGATTTTAAAAAGGATAATGGTCTTAATGAAAAAGAGATCATTGCACTTTTGCCGGGTTCTCGAAAACAGGAAGTAGAAAAGATGCTTGAAATCATGCTTTCCGTAAGACCCTACTTTAAAAATTATCAGTTTGTGATTGCCGGTGCTCCAAGTCTTCCAAGAGATTTCTATCAAAAATATGTAGACGAGAATGTGCATTTTGTTTCTAATAAAACATATGATCTGCTGAGATCTTCTAAAGCGGCTTTGGTCACTTCTGGAACAGCAACACTGGAAACTGCTTTACTGAATATTCCTGAAGTCGTATGTTATAGAGGAAGCAAAATTTCGTATGCTATCGCTAAAAGGCTCGTTAAAAATATTAAATATATTTCTTTAGTTAATCTGATCATGGACAGGGAAGTGGTAACTGAACTTATCCAGAATGATTTAACTACTAAAAACCTGGTTGATGAACTTAATAAAGTTTTAGAAGGTGAGAAAAGAGAACATATATTAAACGATTATGAAAGCTTGAGAGCTAAGCTAGGAGGAAAAGGTGCCAGTGAAAATGCGGCAGATATTATTTTGAAAATTTAG
- a CDS encoding TlpA disulfide reductase family protein, giving the protein MKKYLLLFIIAVFVMSCSKKVEVKGKITGGTPLERIEFVEASGVATLPLINIGVDKDGNFSGSFEAPKNGMYVINYAGKQNLIYLKGGQSVNISGNGATFPMEYVITGDAKKNNDFFIAAQKYLTNYAQTVNINVLMTKDEKSFLEGIKKVGADINKNIEENVKKFNPDNEIVNWKKNDISSTLLSIMTQYEMRQKQMSGNPSFKVSKAFTDYENTLQVNKDEMVKENPMYRTYVLTKMSPDFQKYAEANSKGKTDVTTSELFSQYLKTKKDLSQTTKDYLLAFVMAQSDIHPGTPAAVSDKIKKIIDTDIKDATIKSDLVKIQLAVNGLKVGEAAPDASLVKQDGKAYKLSENKGKPYMLVFYASWNPYIGEATVPVLKEMVNFYKSKMNFVFVNLDDTKDQFTKTSNALLKGIQGVNVYGEKGLDSDIAKKFGVYGFKLPCFVIVDKDGKIASRSFVNLGEQELVTILDKQTGLSAPKIDPAMQMQQQGLNIDPSAQAPQEPAGPQQVQTK; this is encoded by the coding sequence ATGAAAAAATATCTTTTATTGTTTATCATCGCAGTGTTTGTGATGTCTTGCTCTAAAAAAGTTGAAGTAAAAGGAAAAATTACTGGGGGAACTCCATTAGAAAGAATAGAGTTTGTAGAAGCTTCTGGAGTTGCAACTTTACCGCTGATCAATATCGGTGTAGATAAGGATGGTAATTTCTCAGGAAGTTTCGAGGCTCCTAAAAATGGAATGTATGTCATCAACTATGCAGGCAAACAAAATTTAATTTATCTTAAAGGGGGCCAGTCTGTTAATATTTCTGGAAACGGAGCAACATTCCCTATGGAATACGTAATTACAGGGGATGCAAAAAAGAATAATGATTTCTTTATAGCGGCTCAAAAATATCTTACAAACTATGCTCAGACTGTAAATATCAATGTGCTTATGACAAAAGATGAAAAATCTTTTCTTGAAGGCATTAAAAAAGTGGGAGCAGATATCAACAAAAATATCGAAGAGAACGTTAAAAAGTTCAATCCAGATAACGAAATTGTAAACTGGAAGAAGAATGACATTTCAAGTACTTTGCTTTCTATCATGACTCAATATGAAATGAGACAAAAGCAGATGTCAGGAAATCCTTCTTTTAAAGTGTCTAAAGCATTCACTGATTATGAAAATACCCTTCAGGTGAATAAGGATGAAATGGTAAAAGAAAATCCAATGTACAGAACTTATGTTTTAACTAAGATGAGTCCGGATTTTCAAAAATATGCTGAAGCAAACAGCAAAGGCAAAACTGATGTTACAACTTCAGAATTATTCAGCCAGTATTTAAAGACTAAAAAAGACCTTTCTCAAACCACTAAAGATTATCTTTTGGCATTTGTAATGGCTCAGTCTGATATTCATCCAGGAACTCCTGCTGCTGTTTCAGATAAAATTAAAAAGATCATTGATACAGATATAAAAGATGCAACGATTAAAAGTGACCTTGTAAAAATACAATTAGCTGTTAATGGTTTGAAAGTAGGAGAGGCAGCACCTGATGCTTCTTTAGTAAAGCAAGACGGAAAAGCTTATAAACTTTCTGAAAATAAAGGAAAACCTTATATGCTTGTTTTCTATGCGTCTTGGAATCCTTACATTGGTGAGGCAACAGTTCCTGTATTAAAAGAAATGGTAAATTTCTACAAATCTAAAATGAATTTTGTTTTCGTTAATTTAGATGATACTAAAGACCAGTTTACAAAAACCAGCAATGCTTTATTAAAAGGAATTCAAGGAGTAAATGTTTACGGTGAAAAAGGACTGGATTCTGATATTGCAAAGAAATTTGGTGTGTATGGATTTAAACTTCCTTGTTTTGTAATTGTAGACAAAGACGGTAAAATTGCAAGCAGATCGTTTGTAAATCTAGGCGAGCAGGAACTAGTGACAATTTTGGATAAGCAGACAGGTTTGTCAGCTCCAAAAATTGATCCAGCAATGCAGATGCAGCAACAAGGATTAAACATTGATCCTTCCGCTCAGGCTCCTCAGGAGCCAGCGGGTCCTCAACAAGTTCAGACAAAATAA
- a CDS encoding succinate dehydrogenase cytochrome b subunit: protein MAGLTSSTIGRKYAMALSAMFLLIFLILHLTTNLLSVINRDGFNTASDFMGYNPFVQFLMQPVLGFAVIFHFIMGFVLEIKNNKARPIKYASNNASVNSSWMSRNMIISGAVVLAFLGLHFYDFWWHEINYKYVEGLAPDAERFWPELHEKFADIWRVVIYVIAFVLLGLHLAHGFQSSFQSVGARHPKYTPVLKAIGKWYSILIPAGFIFIAIFHYITQ from the coding sequence ATGGCAGGTTTAACGAGTTCTACAATAGGTAGAAAATATGCTATGGCATTATCGGCTATGTTTTTGCTGATTTTCCTCATACTGCATTTAACAACAAATTTATTATCTGTTATAAATCGGGATGGCTTCAATACGGCTTCTGATTTTATGGGATATAATCCGTTTGTTCAGTTCCTAATGCAGCCTGTTCTTGGTTTTGCAGTTATTTTCCATTTTATTATGGGATTTGTATTAGAGATTAAGAATAACAAGGCGCGTCCAATAAAGTACGCTTCAAACAATGCTTCTGTGAATTCTTCATGGATGTCTAGAAATATGATTATTTCTGGAGCTGTTGTTTTGGCTTTTTTAGGACTGCACTTTTATGATTTCTGGTGGCATGAAATTAATTACAAGTATGTAGAAGGTTTAGCTCCTGATGCAGAGCGTTTCTGGCCGGAATTACATGAGAAATTCGCGGATATCTGGAGAGTCGTTATTTATGTAATTGCATTTGTATTATTGGGATTACACTTGGCTCACGGGTTTCAGTCTTCTTTCCAGTCAGTTGGGGCAAGACATCCAAAATATACTCCGGTACTTAAAGCTATTGGAAAATGGTATTCTATCCTTATTCCTGCTGGGTTTATTTTCATTGCAATATTTCATTATATAACTCAATAA
- a CDS encoding 30S ribosomal protein THX: MGKGDKKSRRGKINGGSYGKKRPRKASKSIVPLEKAAAKS; the protein is encoded by the coding sequence ATGGGAAAAGGAGATAAAAAGTCAAGAAGAGGAAAAATCAATGGAGGAAGTTATGGAAAGAAAAGACCAAGAAAAGCTTCTAAGTCAATTGTACCTTTAGAAAAAGCCGCTGCAAAATCTTAA
- a CDS encoding succinate dehydrogenase/fumarate reductase iron-sulfur subunit, translated as MSAKKGLHLTLKIWRQKNNKSKGQFETYKISDVSTDSSFLEMLDILNENLINEGKEPIAFDHDCREGICGMCSLYINGRAHGPDTGITTCQLHMRMFKDGETIVIEPWRSAAFPVIKDLMVDRSAFDRVMAAGGFISVNTSGNTLDANAIPVPKEDADKAMDAAACIGCGACVATCKNGSAMLFVGAKVSQFALLPQGRIEAKRRVLNMVQAMDEEGFGNCSNTGACEVECPKGISLENIARMNREYMSALVDKG; from the coding sequence ATGAGTGCAAAAAAAGGCTTACATCTTACGCTGAAAATTTGGAGACAAAAAAATAACAAATCTAAAGGTCAGTTTGAGACTTATAAAATATCGGATGTTTCTACAGATTCTTCATTCTTAGAAATGCTGGACATCCTTAATGAAAATTTAATCAACGAAGGAAAAGAACCAATCGCTTTCGACCACGACTGTCGTGAAGGAATCTGCGGTATGTGTTCTCTATATATCAATGGTAGAGCTCATGGTCCTGATACAGGTATTACAACTTGTCAGCTTCACATGAGAATGTTCAAAGATGGTGAAACGATCGTAATTGAGCCTTGGAGAAGTGCTGCTTTCCCTGTTATTAAAGACTTAATGGTAGACAGAAGCGCATTCGACAGAGTGATGGCTGCTGGTGGATTTATTTCTGTTAATACTTCAGGTAATACACTGGATGCTAATGCGATACCAGTTCCTAAAGAAGATGCTGATAAAGCAATGGATGCTGCAGCATGTATCGGATGCGGAGCTTGTGTGGCTACATGTAAAAATGGTTCAGCAATGTTATTCGTCGGTGCTAAAGTTTCTCAGTTTGCTTTACTTCCTCAGGGTAGAATAGAAGCAAAACGTAGAGTATTGAACATGGTACAGGCAATGGATGAAGAAGGATTTGGTAACTGTTCCAATACGGGTGCCTGTGAAGTAGAATGTCCTAAAGGAATTTCTTTAGAGAACATTGCTAGAATGAACAGAGAATACATGTCAGCATTAGTAGACAAAGGATAA
- a CDS encoding DUF2480 family protein, translated as MSEEFEIRNKVAESGLVNFDLSDLVPKGPRKGIDLKDFLFQEMILKEKDFREQVVAINTQEYQDSYVYVYNSADAIVPLWAYFLITAKLTEVTKKIVYGSREDLELILMHNAVQTYDFSDCIGKRVLVKGCTDKNIPENAYIELVEQLQPIVKSLMFGEACSNVPILKN; from the coding sequence ATGTCAGAAGAATTTGAAATCAGAAATAAAGTTGCAGAGAGCGGACTGGTGAATTTTGATCTATCCGATCTGGTTCCAAAAGGCCCAAGAAAAGGCATTGATTTAAAAGATTTTCTTTTCCAGGAAATGATCCTTAAAGAAAAAGACTTCCGCGAACAAGTAGTCGCAATAAACACTCAGGAGTACCAAGATTCCTATGTTTATGTTTACAATTCAGCGGATGCCATTGTTCCTCTTTGGGCATATTTCCTCATCACAGCAAAACTTACTGAGGTTACAAAAAAAATAGTATACGGAAGCCGGGAAGATTTAGAGCTTATTCTTATGCACAATGCGGTTCAAACGTATGATTTTTCTGACTGTATTGGAAAAAGAGTCTTAGTAAAAGGCTGTACAGATAAGAACATTCCTGAGAATGCTTATATTGAATTAGTAGAACAATTACAGCCGATTGTAAAATCTTTAATGTTCGGCGAAGCATGTTCAAATGTTCCGATTTTAAAAAATTAA
- a CDS encoding fumarate reductase/succinate dehydrogenase flavoprotein subunit, producing MSKLDSRIPAGPLKDKWKHHKDHMNLVAPNNRDKIDIIVVGTGLAGGSAAATLAEQGYNVKAFCYQDSPRRAHSIAAQGGINAAKNYQGDGDSTYRLFYDTIKGGDYRAREANVYRLAEVSANIIDQCVSQGVPFGRDYGGQLDNRSFGGVQVKRTFYAKGQTGQQLLLGAYSSLSRQIGKGRVKMYNRHEMLDLVIVDGKARGIIARNLVTGEVERHSAHAVVIASGGYGNVYFLSTNAMGSNVSAAWKIHKKGAYFANPCYVQIHPTCIPVHGTQQSKLTLMSESLRNSGRIWVPKKIEDSIAIREGKLRAESIKEEDRDYYLERRYPAFGNLVPRDVASRAAKERCDAGFGIENNDTKEGVYLDFSTEIMKKGRESAIEKHIHNPTDQQLYDLGKSWIEEKYGNLFVMYEKITADDPYKTPMKIYPAVHYTMGGVWVDYNLQSTIPGCFVIGEANFSDHGANRLGASALMQGLADGYFVLPYTIADYLSADIRTGTIPTTSPSFEEAEKGIKDKIDFFLNNKGTHSVDHFHKLLGNIMWNKVGMGRTPEGLREAIKEIDEVRKAFWKDVKVPGDAEGMNTELEKAFRVADFLELGQLMAIDALHRNESCGGHFREDHSTPDGEAERDDVNFKYVGAWEYQGEDINNEVLHKEDLIYDNIEVKTRSYK from the coding sequence ATGAGTAAGTTAGATTCAAGAATTCCAGCTGGTCCTCTTAAGGACAAATGGAAGCATCATAAAGACCATATGAACCTTGTTGCACCAAACAACAGAGATAAGATTGATATTATTGTTGTTGGAACAGGATTAGCAGGAGGTTCTGCTGCCGCTACTTTAGCAGAGCAGGGATATAATGTAAAAGCATTCTGCTATCAGGATTCACCAAGAAGAGCGCACTCCATTGCAGCGCAGGGAGGTATTAATGCCGCTAAAAACTATCAAGGTGATGGTGACTCTACCTATAGATTATTTTATGATACTATTAAAGGTGGAGATTATAGAGCACGAGAAGCAAACGTATATAGATTAGCTGAAGTTTCTGCTAATATTATCGACCAATGTGTTTCACAAGGTGTACCATTCGGAAGAGATTACGGCGGTCAGCTTGATAACCGTTCATTTGGTGGAGTTCAGGTAAAAAGAACTTTCTATGCTAAAGGACAAACAGGCCAGCAGTTGTTATTAGGTGCATATTCCTCTTTAAGCCGTCAGATTGGTAAAGGAAGAGTAAAAATGTATAACCGTCACGAAATGCTGGATCTAGTAATTGTAGATGGAAAAGCAAGAGGGATTATCGCAAGAAACCTTGTAACTGGTGAAGTGGAAAGACATTCTGCTCACGCTGTAGTTATTGCTTCTGGAGGATACGGAAACGTATATTTTCTTTCTACGAATGCAATGGGTTCAAACGTTTCTGCAGCTTGGAAGATTCATAAAAAAGGAGCATATTTCGCAAATCCTTGTTATGTACAGATCCACCCGACTTGTATTCCGGTTCACGGAACACAGCAGTCTAAACTGACTTTAATGTCTGAATCATTAAGAAACTCAGGAAGAATCTGGGTTCCTAAAAAAATTGAAGATTCAATCGCGATCAGAGAAGGAAAGCTAAGAGCTGAAAGCATTAAAGAAGAAGATAGAGATTATTATTTAGAAAGAAGATACCCTGCATTTGGTAACCTAGTTCCTAGAGACGTTGCTTCTAGAGCGGCGAAGGAAAGATGCGATGCTGGTTTCGGAATCGAAAATAATGATACTAAAGAAGGGGTGTACCTGGATTTCTCTACAGAAATCATGAAAAAAGGTAGAGAATCTGCTATCGAAAAACATATCCATAATCCGACTGACCAGCAGTTATACGACTTAGGTAAAAGCTGGATTGAAGAAAAATACGGTAACTTATTCGTGATGTACGAAAAAATTACTGCCGATGATCCTTATAAGACGCCGATGAAGATTTATCCTGCCGTTCACTATACAATGGGTGGTGTTTGGGTTGACTACAATCTTCAGTCTACTATTCCTGGATGTTTCGTTATTGGGGAGGCTAACTTCTCAGATCACGGAGCCAACAGATTAGGAGCTTCTGCACTGATGCAGGGTCTTGCAGACGGATATTTCGTTCTTCCTTATACAATTGCAGATTATCTTTCTGCAGATATCAGAACAGGAACTATTCCTACCACTTCACCATCATTTGAGGAAGCTGAAAAAGGAATTAAAGATAAAATTGATTTCTTCTTAAATAATAAAGGAACTCATTCAGTAGACCATTTCCACAAGCTGTTAGGAAACATTATGTGGAATAAGGTTGGAATGGGAAGAACTCCTGAAGGATTAAGAGAAGCGATCAAGGAGATTGATGAAGTAAGAAAAGCTTTCTGGAAGGATGTGAAAGTTCCCGGAGATGCTGAAGGGATGAACACTGAACTTGAAAAAGCTTTCCGTGTTGCTGACTTCCTAGAACTAGGACAATTAATGGCTATCGATGCATTGCATAGAAATGAATCTTGTGGCGGGCATTTCCGTGAAGATCATTCCACTCCAGATGGAGAAGCTGAAAGAGATGACGTAAACTTCAAATACGTCGGAGCTTGGGAATATCAAGGAGAAGACATCAATAATGAGGTGTTGCACAAAGAAGACTTGATATACGATAACATCGAGGTTAAAACTAGAAGTTACAAATAA
- a CDS encoding ComEC/Rec2 family competence protein: MNKQPFLILVICFIFGIFFQDQFGLNRNVIYAVSVSCLLIFSCTLSKSYFVYKSRSILLGLMFFGIGTALHYFNMPSSEKIEVSDNETVIFKISKKLNSNEKYKKYEAFVQVGKNEFNAVIHLPKREKELDFTHYYKGEAYIVQPESPQYDFQFDYAEYLKRKNIFYQCYLSNGVTQAVRNDLGLNENILQKRLDVLKSIDKTDMSPQSREFLKGIILADRTEMDAETVQDFSRSGLVHFLAISGTHIIVIFGLFYLLFKRMLSLKFRKYAVVSSLMFIWLFAGFIGFGNSVLRSCIMLTVYFIYVLLQRKPDLLHSLALSAFVILISDTQQIFDVGFQMSFLAVFGIYWLNEPILKHFPKQTNRFKKIVFNTVSISLSAQLATLPLVLYYFHQFSFISILANFIIVPFSELIIIFSFLITILFAFKIDFSLITSIYDSVIQVLLRSIHWFAGFDSLFYENISMNLMEMVFLFAIIYLLRFAVLKCNFKNAAKLGMSVLLFLIIRVSSDVFENQKEEVLTHHYKKGKIFSIKVNKNACFWIENTSDKDKVMRYIITPYKSSRRLEKVVIKTLPALTDRAVYNRKIYNLN, from the coding sequence TTGAATAAACAGCCATTCCTTATTCTTGTGATCTGTTTTATTTTTGGAATTTTTTTTCAAGATCAATTTGGGCTGAATAGAAATGTTATTTATGCTGTGAGCGTTTCCTGCCTGCTTATTTTCAGCTGCACGTTGTCCAAATCCTATTTTGTCTATAAATCCAGATCAATTCTATTGGGTCTTATGTTTTTCGGGATCGGAACTGCACTCCACTATTTTAATATGCCTTCGTCTGAAAAAATAGAAGTTTCAGATAATGAAACAGTGATTTTCAAGATTTCCAAGAAGCTGAATTCAAATGAAAAGTATAAAAAATACGAAGCTTTTGTTCAGGTAGGGAAAAATGAATTCAATGCTGTTATACACCTTCCAAAAAGGGAAAAAGAATTAGACTTTACTCATTACTATAAAGGTGAAGCCTATATTGTACAGCCAGAGTCTCCTCAATACGACTTCCAATTTGATTATGCTGAATATTTGAAGAGGAAAAACATTTTTTACCAATGTTATCTATCGAATGGAGTTACTCAAGCAGTCAGAAATGATTTAGGATTGAATGAGAATATTTTACAAAAAAGACTTGATGTTTTAAAAAGTATTGATAAAACTGATATGTCACCGCAGAGCCGTGAATTTTTAAAAGGAATTATTCTGGCAGACAGAACTGAAATGGATGCTGAAACTGTACAAGATTTTAGCAGATCAGGATTAGTGCATTTTCTGGCAATTTCAGGAACCCATATTATTGTGATCTTCGGATTGTTTTATTTATTATTTAAACGTATGCTGTCTTTAAAATTTAGAAAATATGCTGTTGTTTCAAGCTTGATGTTTATTTGGCTGTTCGCAGGATTTATAGGTTTTGGAAACTCGGTATTACGTTCCTGTATTATGCTGACAGTGTATTTTATTTATGTACTTCTTCAGAGGAAACCGGATCTGCTTCATTCATTGGCATTGTCTGCTTTTGTTATTTTAATTTCCGATACACAGCAGATTTTTGATGTAGGATTTCAAATGAGTTTCTTAGCTGTTTTTGGAATTTATTGGCTGAACGAGCCCATTTTAAAACATTTTCCTAAACAGACTAACCGTTTCAAAAAAATAGTTTTTAACACAGTTTCTATTTCTTTGTCGGCACAGCTTGCTACTCTTCCTTTAGTATTGTATTATTTCCATCAGTTTTCTTTTATATCGATTCTGGCCAATTTTATTATAGTTCCATTTTCGGAATTGATCATTATCTTTTCTTTCTTGATAACTATTTTATTTGCTTTTAAAATAGATTTTAGCTTGATAACAAGTATTTATGATTCTGTTATTCAGGTCTTATTAAGAAGCATTCACTGGTTTGCAGGCTTTGATAGTTTGTTTTATGAGAATATTTCAATGAATTTAATGGAGATGGTATTCTTATTTGCTATTATTTACCTGTTGAGGTTTGCGGTTTTGAAATGCAACTTTAAAAATGCGGCGAAATTAGGAATGTCAGTTTTGTTATTTTTGATCATTCGGGTAAGTTCTGATGTATTTGAAAATCAGAAAGAAGAGGTTTTAACTCATCATTACAAAAAAGGGAAGATATTTTCCATTAAAGTAAATAAGAATGCTTGTTTTTGGATAGAAAATACCAGTGATAAAGATAAAGTGATGAGGTATATTATTACTCCATACAAATCGTCGAGAAGACTTGAAAAGGTAGTGATAAAGACGCTTCCGGCTTTAACAGATCGGGCGGTATATAACAGGAAAATTTACAATTTAAATTAA
- a CDS encoding DUF937 domain-containing protein: MSLIDLLTGNTSNQVAEQAENKFGISRNQIIALLAVAAPLVISYLRNKSQDSKEAEALNNALDKDHDGSILDDASQAETRQAEGGSILDHVFGGEKQNVENQLSQNTGISIDKIGPILAMLAPVIMGYIGKEKQQNNVGAGGLGDLLGGILGNASSQAQTQQSSPLNDILGSVLGGGGQQSSGNPLNDILGSVLGGGQGQQQQQSGGLGSILGNLFGGK, encoded by the coding sequence ATGAGTTTAATAGACCTACTTACAGGAAATACAAGCAACCAAGTTGCTGAACAGGCGGAGAATAAATTTGGGATCAGCAGAAACCAGATTATCGCTTTACTAGCCGTAGCAGCTCCTTTAGTAATTTCATATCTTAGAAATAAATCTCAAGATTCAAAAGAAGCTGAAGCTTTAAATAATGCTTTGGATAAAGATCATGACGGCAGTATTCTGGATGATGCCAGCCAGGCAGAAACAAGGCAGGCTGAAGGCGGTTCTATTCTTGACCACGTTTTTGGCGGAGAAAAGCAGAATGTTGAAAACCAGCTTTCTCAAAATACAGGAATCTCAATTGATAAAATAGGTCCTATACTAGCTATGTTAGCCCCTGTTATCATGGGTTATATTGGTAAAGAAAAACAACAGAACAATGTTGGAGCAGGCGGTTTAGGAGATTTACTAGGCGGAATTCTTGGAAACGCATCTAGTCAGGCTCAGACGCAGCAGTCAAGTCCATTAAACGATATTCTTGGAAGTGTTCTTGGAGGAGGCGGACAGCAGTCTTCTGGAAATCCTTTAAATGACATTTTAGGAAGTGTACTGGGAGGAGGACAAGGACAGCAGCAACAGCAAAGCGGAGGACTAGGAAGTATTCTTGGGAATCTCTTTGGCGGAAAATAA